The segment AATGTCAGATCCTGTTATCTACTTATCTTTTCTAGCAGGTTTATCATACCTTGGCGGAATCTGTAGCTATTTTATTGGAAAGTGGATTTTACAAATTCCATCCGTATACCATTATGTTGAAGTTCGTATGAAAAAACATCTCAAAAATGTTCGTAAATGGGGAGGTTTTTTAATAGTAGTAGGTGCTTTATTACCCATTCCTTTTTCAATTACTAGTATGGCAGCTGGGACTATAAACTATAAGTTTACAAACTACTTATTGTTTGGATTATTACGCTTTGCTCGTTTTGCTATCTACGGAATTGCTATTTTCAGTCTTATGAAGTGATAGGCTTCTAAAAGAATAGTATTTTTGCTTAGACAGAAATACCCTTTTTTCTTTTATGGCTAAAAACGACCCGTACGCAGCGTTACGCT is part of the Marixanthomonas ophiurae genome and harbors:
- a CDS encoding YqaA family protein translates to MEKTEQKKESGLKRMHKYYSLTGFYSFVGKSLKKSIIPILLFVGVLFLVDWLLIDFSAFFTHVTETYPPISVLLVFFASETLLGLIPPEIFIAWSSKMSDPVIYLSFLAGLSYLGGICSYFIGKWILQIPSVYHYVEVRMKKHLKNVRKWGGFLIVVGALLPIPFSITSMAAGTINYKFTNYLLFGLLRFARFAIYGIAIFSLMK